The proteins below are encoded in one region of Syntrophobacterales bacterium:
- the mreC gene encoding rod shape-determining protein MreC codes for MKNSIIIAISILALVASFLVFTDTSYLSKGYATLKGGAGAFAGPTLSFISRPAKLAAYVYYGYIGLVGVKKENIQMKKRLEDLELDNQRIPELESENKRLKTILNITEQRRNTMIAARVIGEDVKNWFKCIIIDKGNDHGIKWKMPVVTSKGLVGQTVEVDKWHSKVMVLNDTNSSVDVFVEGKNTRGILEGTGQNTLKLKYILKNDEVEIGDKLVTSGKDGIYSKGIPTGIVITVNRTKPGIFTDVDVMPYNNFRRLDEVLVVKKQ; via the coding sequence TTGAAAAATTCTATTATTATAGCCATTTCCATACTTGCACTTGTGGCCTCGTTTCTCGTATTTACCGATACGTCTTACCTCTCTAAAGGATATGCCACGTTAAAAGGCGGAGCCGGAGCGTTCGCGGGCCCCACTCTTTCGTTTATCTCAAGACCTGCTAAACTAGCAGCATATGTGTATTACGGCTACATTGGGCTTGTGGGGGTCAAGAAAGAGAACATCCAGATGAAAAAGAGGCTGGAAGACCTTGAGCTGGACAACCAGCGCATCCCCGAGTTGGAGAGTGAAAACAAAAGACTGAAGACGATCCTGAACATTACGGAGCAGCGCAGGAATACGATGATAGCGGCCAGGGTAATAGGAGAGGACGTCAAAAACTGGTTCAAATGTATCATTATTGATAAGGGCAATGATCACGGTATCAAGTGGAAAATGCCCGTGGTAACATCCAAAGGACTCGTGGGACAGACCGTGGAAGTTGACAAATGGCACTCGAAAGTGATGGTGCTGAACGACACCAATTCCTCCGTAGATGTGTTCGTGGAAGGAAAGAACACGAGGGGCATACTTGAAGGCACAGGCCAAAACACGTTGAAACTGAAATATATTCTCAAAAACGATGAGGTCGAGATAGGCGACAAACTCGTTACGTCAGGGAAAGATGGGATATATTCAAAAGGTATACCCACGGGAATAGTGATTACGGTAAACAGGACAAAGCCTGGCATTTTCACGGATGTAGATGTCATGCCTTACAACAATTTCAGGAGACTGGACGAAGTGCTCGTAGTGAAAAAACAATGA
- the mreD gene encoding rod shape-determining protein MreD, with protein MKLAICIFLGIILMVLESSFLSFLPLDFFKPDFGVPLIIYTTLFIGTPAGLLSAFILGLIQEVLSNTPAGSALFTKLSVLLICGFLRNKLYIDSKYSFSYVCSGFVLFESFLFLTLSMFSKGETSNIVNVMLYTVPNMIFTGFIAIFIFAFLGYLDTKYLNRE; from the coding sequence ATGAAGCTCGCTATTTGTATTTTTCTCGGGATAATCCTGATGGTCCTTGAATCATCATTTCTTTCCTTTCTTCCGCTGGATTTTTTCAAACCTGATTTCGGGGTTCCTTTGATCATCTATACAACACTCTTCATCGGGACTCCGGCCGGACTCTTGTCTGCGTTTATTCTCGGCCTCATTCAAGAGGTGCTGTCAAACACTCCAGCCGGATCGGCGTTGTTTACCAAACTGTCCGTCTTACTTATCTGCGGTTTCCTGAGAAACAAGCTTTATATTGACTCGAAATACAGCTTTTCCTATGTATGCAGCGGCTTTGTCCTGTTTGAGTCTTTCCTGTTCCTGACTCTGTCCATGTTTTCGAAGGGCGAGACAAGCAATATCGTCAATGTCATGCTCTACACAGTCCCGAACATGATTTTTACCGGCTTTATCGCGATTTTCATATTCGCTTTCTTGGGATATTTGGACACAAAATATTTGAACAGGGAATAG
- the rodA gene encoding rod shape-determining protein RodA: MRIDKRRLYHLDWFLICNGLALFGIGILNLVSATSSFYSGSYNFIIKQLAAFLVGLVIIAIILRFDYRVITYQSKWLYWSALFLIVLVLVVGMIAGGARRWINIFGISLQPSEFMKPVLVVFLANILYQKKKENMVLGLKGIAGPILWTLIPFFLIVKQPDLGTGIIILFTSLIMLWFVGLKKSTYAILGCVGVAASFIVWKILLKPYQKMRIFSFINIDADPSGFGYHAKQAMIAVGSGKFLGKGYMAGTQHKLQFIPEHHTDFIFTVFGEEWGFVGSIIFFILFISFIYRGIKVAMNAHDELGSIIAFGMTTIIYLQFTINVLMAMHLAPVVGIPLPFVSYGGSSLLSVLASVGFLLNISMRRYMF, from the coding sequence ATGAGAATAGATAAAAGAAGACTGTACCATCTTGACTGGTTTCTGATATGTAACGGTCTGGCGCTCTTTGGCATAGGCATTCTTAACCTGGTAAGCGCCACAAGTTCCTTCTACAGCGGCTCTTACAATTTCATCATCAAACAACTTGCAGCTTTCTTGGTCGGACTGGTCATAATTGCAATCATTCTCCGATTCGATTACCGAGTCATTACATATCAATCAAAGTGGCTCTACTGGTCCGCCCTCTTCCTCATCGTCCTTGTTCTGGTTGTGGGCATGATCGCCGGCGGAGCAAGAAGATGGATCAACATCTTCGGTATAAGCTTGCAACCGTCTGAATTTATGAAACCCGTGCTGGTAGTTTTCCTTGCCAATATACTCTATCAGAAAAAAAAGGAGAACATGGTCTTAGGACTCAAAGGTATTGCCGGTCCCATACTTTGGACCCTGATCCCGTTTTTTCTGATTGTGAAACAACCCGACCTGGGAACGGGCATCATAATCCTTTTTACATCCTTGATAATGCTCTGGTTCGTGGGATTGAAGAAATCTACATATGCGATTCTCGGTTGCGTTGGAGTGGCAGCCTCGTTCATCGTATGGAAAATCCTTCTGAAGCCATATCAGAAGATGAGGATTTTCAGTTTCATAAATATCGACGCCGACCCGTCGGGATTCGGGTATCATGCGAAACAGGCCATGATTGCTGTGGGTTCGGGTAAATTTCTCGGTAAGGGTTACATGGCGGGAACGCAGCACAAACTCCAGTTTATCCCTGAGCACCATACAGACTTCATTTTTACCGTCTTCGGCGAAGAGTGGGGGTTTGTAGGTTCCATCATCTTCTTTATTCTCTTCATCAGCTTTATTTACAGAGGCATCAAAGTGGCCATGAACGCCCATGATGAGTTGGGCTCCATCATTGCCTTCGGGATGACGACCATTATATACCTCCAGTTCACCATCAATGTGCTTATGGCCATGCACCTCGCGCCAGTGGTGGGGATACCCCTGCCCTTCGTCAGCTATGGGGGTTCCTCGTTGCTCTCCGTACTGGCGTCAGTTGGCTTTCTATTGAATATCAGCATGCGTCGGTATATGTTTTGA
- the mrdA gene encoding penicillin-binding protein 2 produces MKQQAAPIMKYKWCKLVLIITMVVLSLRLWDLQIMRGTEMRRLSEQNRIRVKKVIAPRGVILDTQGRVLADTRPSFNLYITPEDITDFSQTVDGLAKLLDIDREDILDKLKTASGFPPSFPVKIKSDVTKDELAKVEVNRVYLPGVSIQIEPKRNYPYGKMMAHMLGYVSEINGDELKTKEYKDYSPGDYIGKYGLERKYEAFLRGVDGEKRVEVDAMGREVRTLDIVEPTAGNNLHLNVNLDTQQIVENEFEGKKGGAVILDPKTGSVIALVSRPAFDPNKFASGITKKDWSAISMDPSHPLQNRATQGRYPPGSTFKMVAALKALELGIVNKHTSYNCRGGFPFGKRVFKCWKKGGHGSVGVHRGIVESCDVYFYNVGLKLGVDRIHEMADAIGLGKQTGIDLPGEKKGVVPSTEWKMKTFKEPWYEGETVSVSIGQGAVWLTPIHLVQLSAFVANEGVTFKPQIVRKIISPEGKTVKMFEPVMETNVRLKKDVFRIVKEGMKGVVNEPGGTAYSNRVQNINMSGKTGTAQASSTGKGDHAWFIAYAPAEDPTVSMSILVEMGGHGGSQSAPVAKAVAENIFKVNEASSPREANLNENR; encoded by the coding sequence ATGAAACAGCAAGCTGCTCCAATAATGAAGTACAAGTGGTGCAAACTGGTGCTCATCATTACAATGGTGGTTCTCTCGCTCAGGCTCTGGGATCTCCAGATCATGAGGGGCACGGAGATGAGGAGACTTTCAGAGCAAAACCGCATAAGAGTCAAAAAGGTAATCGCCCCGCGGGGCGTAATTTTAGATACCCAAGGCAGAGTACTCGCGGATACGCGACCCTCATTTAATCTCTATATCACGCCTGAAGACATCACAGACTTCAGCCAGACAGTGGATGGTCTAGCCAAACTTCTTGATATCGACAGAGAGGATATCCTCGACAAATTGAAAACAGCGAGCGGTTTTCCCCCTTCTTTTCCCGTCAAGATCAAGTCGGATGTGACCAAGGATGAACTCGCCAAGGTAGAGGTTAATCGGGTCTATCTGCCCGGCGTGAGCATACAGATTGAGCCGAAACGCAATTATCCTTACGGCAAGATGATGGCCCATATGCTCGGCTACGTCTCAGAAATCAACGGAGATGAGCTTAAGACCAAAGAATACAAGGACTATTCTCCAGGAGATTATATCGGGAAATACGGTCTGGAGAGGAAGTATGAGGCGTTTCTGAGGGGCGTGGACGGCGAAAAACGAGTCGAAGTTGATGCGATGGGCCGCGAAGTGAGGACCCTTGATATCGTGGAACCTACAGCAGGCAACAACCTGCATCTCAATGTCAATCTGGATACGCAACAGATTGTGGAGAACGAATTCGAAGGCAAGAAAGGAGGGGCCGTTATTTTGGACCCCAAAACAGGCAGTGTGATTGCCCTCGTAAGCAGACCAGCATTTGACCCAAACAAATTTGCCTCAGGCATAACAAAGAAAGATTGGAGTGCTATATCTATGGATCCGTCCCACCCCCTCCAGAACAGGGCGACTCAAGGGAGGTATCCTCCTGGCTCCACGTTTAAGATGGTAGCAGCCCTCAAGGCTCTGGAGCTTGGCATTGTTAACAAACATACGAGTTATAATTGCAGGGGAGGTTTCCCCTTTGGAAAGAGAGTCTTCAAATGTTGGAAGAAAGGCGGTCATGGAAGCGTCGGGGTGCATCGAGGTATCGTCGAATCGTGCGATGTCTATTTTTATAACGTAGGCCTGAAGCTCGGTGTAGACAGGATACATGAAATGGCCGATGCCATAGGGCTCGGGAAGCAGACCGGCATTGATCTTCCGGGAGAGAAGAAGGGTGTTGTTCCTTCCACGGAATGGAAAATGAAGACTTTCAAGGAACCGTGGTACGAAGGAGAAACGGTATCCGTTTCAATCGGCCAGGGGGCAGTATGGCTTACACCCATTCATTTAGTCCAATTATCGGCATTCGTAGCCAACGAGGGGGTTACCTTCAAACCCCAGATAGTCCGTAAAATAATATCTCCAGAAGGGAAGACGGTTAAAATGTTTGAACCGGTTATGGAGACCAATGTTAGGCTAAAGAAGGATGTATTCCGAATTGTGAAAGAGGGCATGAAGGGTGTGGTCAACGAGCCAGGCGGCACTGCCTACAGCAATCGTGTTCAAAATATTAATATGAGCGGGAAGACAGGCACGGCCCAGGCGAGCTCTACCGGAAAAGGTGACCATGCCTGGTTCATAGCCTATGCGCCTGCGGAAGACCCTACAGTCTCCATGTCAATCCTTGTGGAAATGGGAGGACACGGCGGAAGCCAATCGGCTCCGGTGGCCAAGGCTGTCGCGGAGAATATCTTCAAGGTAAATGAGGCAAGCAGCCCAAGGGAGGCAAACTTGAATGAGAATAGATAA
- a CDS encoding radical SAM protein → MKYTLCITHQCNLNCKYCYIQKNEMAMTLETAEKILSFAFENTPHNEHIELAFFGGEPLLRFSFLEELFALILSYSQNYKRMPICSITTNGTIFSSKIASFIQERNISFCISCDGPSEIHDRARPYANGKGSFSAVEKTIRRAIRSLGNVSVNSVYNNESLAALPDTIRFLSDLGVRYIYLNPEVYCKWTKRDIDNISRVYDEIGQQYLRYFELGRPHFISLIDAKIALILRGGYDRLERCRMGHGEYAFAANGNVFGCERLIGNGSEQLHCIGNIANFPISHDHQSPPHRDEEISENDCVACSLSDYCAHWCSCSNYHSTSHYKKPSAFTCASERSALKVAFNILNEHTEIVSRFYDHVAGMPRTTATVT, encoded by the coding sequence ATGAAGTATACATTATGTATTACACATCAGTGCAATCTCAATTGCAAGTATTGTTATATACAAAAAAATGAAATGGCTATGACTCTTGAGACCGCAGAGAAGATCTTATCTTTTGCTTTCGAGAACACTCCTCATAACGAGCACATTGAACTTGCTTTCTTCGGCGGTGAACCGCTTCTCAGGTTTTCATTCCTGGAAGAGTTGTTCGCGCTTATATTGAGTTACTCACAAAACTACAAACGAATGCCGATTTGTTCCATCACTACAAATGGCACAATCTTCTCCAGTAAAATTGCGTCGTTTATCCAAGAGAGGAATATTTCATTTTGCATTAGTTGTGACGGGCCTTCGGAAATTCACGACAGGGCCCGACCATATGCTAATGGAAAAGGGAGTTTCTCCGCTGTTGAAAAAACTATAAGGCGCGCAATACGATCTCTCGGGAACGTCTCTGTTAATTCGGTATACAATAATGAATCTCTTGCAGCCCTGCCCGATACAATTCGATTTCTTTCGGATTTAGGAGTAAGGTATATTTATTTAAATCCTGAAGTTTACTGTAAGTGGACCAAGAGAGATATTGATAACATTTCGAGAGTATATGACGAAATAGGTCAGCAATATTTACGATATTTTGAATTGGGAAGACCTCATTTCATCAGTCTTATTGACGCCAAAATTGCTTTAATTCTAAGAGGAGGATATGACAGACTGGAGAGATGCCGGATGGGGCATGGCGAATACGCCTTCGCCGCAAATGGGAATGTGTTCGGATGCGAAAGACTTATTGGAAACGGAAGCGAACAATTGCATTGTATAGGCAACATAGCCAATTTTCCAATCTCTCATGATCATCAAAGCCCTCCTCACCGCGACGAAGAAATAAGCGAAAATGACTGCGTTGCCTGTTCTTTATCTGATTATTGCGCTCATTGGTGCAGTTGTTCAAACTACCATTCCACTTCCCATTATAAGAAACCGAGCGCATTTACATGTGCGTCTGAGCGTTCCGCATTGAAAGTTGCGTTTAATATCCTTAACGAGCATACTGAAATAGTTTCGCGCTTTTATGATCATGTCGCGGGCATGCCCCGGACAACGGCAACGGTGACATAG